GGGCTGTCAATCGGAGGAAacttaatcaaattaaatgcatgacATTCTGactaattaatcaaatttatagcaattatttgcatattaatctTCTAGatgtaaaatacatgaaaagaaaattgaTTTTATGGTGTCACATTTGTTCGAGTTGTTTTAAGACACaatctggctttttttttaaggagaaTGGTGGAATTTTAAGATGAATCATACTAGCTAATGTCTTCAGTCTCATATATTCTGTTTTATGATTCATTGATGGTAGCAGGAGAATACAGAACATCTATAAAATCaaactttaaagggatagtttacttGTGAGGGTTAGGAAtatgcatttttgggtgaaccatcccttaAAGTTAAACacacagtacattttaaaacaaaatacagaatAGCATACAGGGAGGTTTAAAAAGCAGTGACCTATTTTAGACAAACTAAACCCTGGTTCAGAGCTTCGAGTTGCTCAATTCCCATCAGTCTTTGCTCTGATAGAATCCACCCCCTGAATTATTCTCGGGTCACTAGGTAGTGTCATCATTAAGGCTTGTCGTTGACTCCTTTGCAACCGATTTTCTGGGAGTTGTAAATACATGAACCTGATTGGGTGGAGATAACCAAAGCCTCGAATAAAATGGGGGCGGAGTCACCTGTGAAAAAGAGAAGAATTTGATAAAAACATGTGCAATCTCAAGGTAGTTTGGTTAGCAAATTCTGTTTGTATTTCTGTAGAGTGGGTCACAGAGCATGTTTTGCTCTATAATTGGGAAGTCTGGTAAGGCATGCTGGGACTGCACACAACAGACGGACTTTCACTGCCCCACTGATCTGTGGGGTATTAATAGAGCCTGATTCACGCTCATACCCCTTTACACACTCCAGCACTGACATATGCACGCTAACACACGTGCGNCTGTTTGTATTTCTGTAGAGTGGGTCACAGAGCATGTTTTGCTCTATAATTGGGAAGTCTGGTGAGGCATGCTGGGACTGCACACAACAGACGGACTTTCACTGCCCCACTGATCTGTGGGGTATTAATAGAGCCTGATTCACGCTCATACCCCTTTACACACTCCAGCACTGACATATGCACGCTAACACACGTGCAAACTTCTTTTACTGCTACTGACACCGTGTGGTTATTTGTGTGAACAGCATGGAGCCTTTCTAGATGAGTTCAGACATGATGTGACGCATTTAGAAAACAATTGCTTTTTAGTTCCTGCTcgtatttgtatgtgtgtacttaAGTTTTTTGACTAACCAAAAAAAGGTAGGCGGGAAAAAAATGGGTGTGAGTGCATATATTTGACTGTCAGATTTACCCCGTGTTGTTTAGTCCTTGGTGACCCATCTGAGTTCGCTTTTTACATTCTGGAGCTCGGAAAGGTCGACAGCGGGGCCTGGTAGTTTCACGGCACCAGGCAGGGCCTTTTTTTCCTCTGGAGTCACTGCGGACGCCTGTGAAATCAATAGTGAGAGATATTACCGACTGGCCCTTACAAAATCTCTCAAGAAAATGCCATATTTTActgccaaaataaaaagaagaaataaacttaatttaaaaaaaaaatgaatacaatttaaataaaattaaaattattaaatttttaatttttaaaagcattttcatgAGCACAGTGTAATATAAATCtctgacattttattataaacattattatagttTGCCCATTAAttcttatttaaacttttttttaagttaaaaaaagttgcaaaaatcATAAAGCAGATCCTAGCATttctttttactaaatataaaaaaaacatttagataatTGTCATTATAGTTGTTTATACTTGTCATTTAACTAAACGGAAAAACTGTTCCCACAGTACATCATTTAACACATTAATAATGATGTATTTCATCTGATTGTTGCtagttagtaaaaaaaagtatttttttttctttctttctttttttccaacttttactttttattgctGTGTGCAAAAAGTGtgtattaaaaaggtttttttttagtgtttttgtacTTCACAAAAAATGATgcttgattttaaaacattgtaaaagtatcatttttaaaaaattatattctaattGCAATCATCAGTaggaaaaatttaaattaaataatgtcagttcttatatattacagtattggatgtgttaatattaaaaaaattggataaataaacatatataaaaagtttatttgcaaaaacagatttgttgagactatttcactcaaacggctctttaccaggaaggatcaacacAAGATTCNNNNNNNNNNNNNNNNNNNNNNNNNNNNNNNNNNNNNNNNNNNNNNNGTGTATCTATTAGTCATTTATTGATgaaagtgtgtgaatgtgtgtatgtgagctTCTTTCAGCAGAATCTGACCTCCTCTACTGTATCTACTGTATCTTCTCTCCTCTTCACAGGATGTCCCGCCCCAGGACGCAGAGCCCCCATCGGAATATTAAGGTTGGCCTTCGAGACAGACAAGAAAATCCAATGAACCGGTTACCACCGCTGCTATACCTCACAGACGCTGAGGTGAAAGCATCCCTGAAACTGTTCACCTCCTACTGCAACCGTGCATATAATCCAATCACCTGAGTACCAAAGTCATTTAAGCTCACGTAATATTGTGCAATGGTCGAGCGTAGTTATCGAAACCAAACCTTTCCACAAAACCTGCTGGACGTGTCTTCCTGCTGGAGTTTGTATTTCATAAAGAGCAAAGTGCCTGTATGAAAATGAGCTGCGGGCAACAGATAAAACAGTGAGATGACAGACATCCTTCTGTTTGCTGAGCACCGACGCAGACAGCCTGTCTTTTTTAGTCTGGTCTTTATTATGTGGTGTCTAAACGCGGCATGCATTATCAAAAAGtccaaatgtgaaaatgtaaatgcgTTTAAAGCTTTACATTAGAAGGAAAGTATCTGGATTGTTGCCACAtctcttttcttaaatattattattggtgTTTTTCATCCATCCTATCATTTTGGTGAATCTCACGAAAGCGGGTCACATTttaccccaaaatcaaaagttAAGAAATAATATTGATCTTAAATAGAATTATTTGACGAAAAAGCACATTACCCTTAAAGTTATTaatactgtttaatattttgtttagtaaATGTAATTCTAATTATaacaacatataaatatataaaatatattttcacagaCGTAAGAATGGTAATTTTGTTGCGTTGTGCTAATGTAAATTTGGATgggaaaatgtttaataatagtaataataataatctaccTTAATTTCCACATACAaccacaaaccttttttttaatatacgcTGTTCTGcctgtttttataaattattgtcCTGCTGTATTTGGTCACACAAGATCAAAGACTAAATTCAGTTTACAATTTTGCAATACAGTGTTTTGATTAGAGCATGATGTGACATCTCTCGACCAATCCGCAACGCTTATAAAGATTTGGCTTTACTCCAGTTTTGCATGTATTTCATAGTCCAGTACATCAAACCCTtggttttcttctctttttcacCCTGTTTccttctttaatttaatttgtctgGCTTTCCATCTGTATAGGCCGCTGGATGAAATCTGTTTGTTGGCTGTTTTAGGCTGTACAGTAGTGACCATGTGCTCCTGTCTTTGCATGCATGACCAGTCTTCCTTCTATCTGTGCTCTCTGATGGACCGTATTCTGATTCTTGTGTACGCttgggctttgtttttgttttgtttttttgattcaTGTGTATATGGAGAGTTTTTATGGAAAGATAAAGGTGTCTATTTTTGGCTGAGGTGCTCAGTGTTTGTAAAAATCGTTCTCTAAACTGTGGTGAACCGTTAAAATCTTTCGTTCCAAGTTATCGCGCCCAGCCAGATGTATAGTTACTGGGGAAAAGTATGTGAACCCTTTGGATTTCAGCATAAATTAGTCATACAggatctgataaaaaaaaaaacaaaaaacattttcttttcttttttttcaacacgATAGGACGTTTGAGGACATTTAACTGGTTATATTAAATCATACATTTGCCAGTGTGTAAAATATAGATATGAAACCGGATTTTTGGTGGTTATTTGTTTCAGCAGACTTCACATTCAGCTCGCATTTTCACCAATTTATGCAAAACCACAGGGTTTACATAGATTTTCCCTTCAACTGTATTCCGGttagaaaaaggaaaatggcTGTAAGGACTTTAGTTAAAGTGTACAAGTCTATTTTTATACCAATTGTTTCTGTTtagataagaaatgttttcctaccaagaagagaaaagctggaacacatcaacaccaccataaTGTATTTCATGTACTTGTGAATGGCCTTGTGTGAGTACTGTAATGCAATGTacattgaaatgtgtttttactcaGCAGAAACTGGCTTttcagattaaaatatttaatgttgacATGCTTGAGTGTTTTTGAGCAAAGAAAAGCGCACTGGGAAACTGTAAAATCAATACAGAAGTTCAAAACTGTACGCTAATCTTAAATTAcgtaaacacaaaaacacacaatactCACCTGCAGGGCTTTTACGTTGGACGATGGCTGTTTAGACATTCTGTGCAGTTGTGTCCACGTTCCTGCTgtagaaaagacagaaagagaccgAATGCATTGATCAGATGGATGGAGCGGCCTGGTGTGGGTTTGAATGCATGTATTTCGTCTGTAgctatgtgtatgtatgttacGGAAAGCCGGTCAAAAGTAAAGCCCCCTGCGGCTCTCAGGTGCCCGTGGATAGTCTTTCAGTTGCTTAGTGACTCCTGCAGAGAGGAGCAGGTAGCAGCTCTTACCCCTGAATCATTTATGTTAACATGGAGAGAACAGGGCTGGGTtaacacacacctacacactcTTTATACTAGATATGAAACATAAAAGTGGGATATCTACtgatgtaataaataaataaagagctgCTCATTAATAGCTCAGGGAGACTTTGGTATATTTAAGCTTAGTTGGTGAGAGTTCGGATGACTTTACTAACACACGATTACTGGGGTTTTTTTGCTTACAAGAACCGCCTTAAAAAGAAAACGGGTTTCAGCAGAAGTCTTCATTGGGTTTCTCATTCCTGTCCAGAAGAAAACCACTGCTGTATTTTCactcattcattaataaataaagaaataaatattcagattaataGTTTAGTTTAGACTCACAAAGTATCCTGTGAATGGAAATCATTGCCATCGTTATTTATTATcgataaatatttattatatgcattatcaGTATCAGTTTTAGTACAATTTGAGCATTATGGGATTTATGGTCTACAAGTATAAAAGCCTAataacagcctttaaaaaagaGAATCAAATtctgtatgttattttttaaagaagcatGATATACTTTCTtgaaatacacaatatatttctgattgtgtatatatatgggGTGAACAGAATTTTCTTCTTCTAATTCTAAATAATAGGGACATGCTATAAGGAAGCAGCATTTCCTAAGAATGTCCTGGagggaaatttaaaaaaaaaagacatttacataCTTGACAACACAAATTCTTTGCACctttacattttagacaaaGGAGACTGCATGTTGAATGACTCATTTTGTCTTGCAGGAAGCTGTTCGGAAATATGTAAAATCATCCAGTGTCCTAATGAACACAGCTGTAGGCAGATGAGCTTTGATTATGTGCTCACAGGGAGCTTTCTGCCCGTAATTTGCTCGGTTGTGCTGCTGATGAAACGTCCCGCTGAGAACACCTGGGACATAAAGAGGAATCCTCCTGAGTGCTACAGCCAGCGTGCATCTGCAATATTCATATCAATACTTTCTGTCTCTCCTCTTTTTTAAACTTAATACAGGTCTCAGTGGGGTGGCTAGGATTGGTAGTGTTTAAAACCTTAGCAACCGTAACCAGGGATGTTGTTTGCACATCAACAGCAGTGCATTAGTACTAGTGGTGTGGAGTCACTGCTGCCGAGTGTTGAGCTAAATTTATCTTTCAAAGAGCAGCTGTCCAACACTCCTCCGAAATACCCTTCTAAATCTCCTCAATGTATCCAAAATATCAGTCAAAG
This genomic interval from Puntigrus tetrazona isolate hp1 chromosome 5, ASM1883169v1, whole genome shotgun sequence contains the following:
- the LOC122345426 gene encoding small muscular protein-like — translated: MSKQPSSNVKALQANLNIPMGALRPGAGHPVKRREDTVDTVEEASAVTPEEKKALPGAVKLPGPAVDLSELQNVKSELRWVTKD